The following are from one region of the Myotis daubentonii chromosome 2, mMyoDau2.1, whole genome shotgun sequence genome:
- the SYCP3 gene encoding synaptonemal complex protein 3, which translates to MVPPGSKQTKKSGKTSVKERKTSMEDRAVVAYGFEKEDKRDLSDSEEDATDAKTPAIDKLGKKRTSAVTVEDMGGEVQNILERFGANISNALNTKKKRLALYTKISLKTSNQKIEHIWKTQQEQRQKLSQEYSQQFLTLFQQWETDIQNSGKQEEKLANLFQQQQQIFQQSRLGQSQRLKTIKQLYEQFIKSMEDLEKNSDTLVTDAQNELKNEMAMFQKQIMMDTQQQEMAIVRKSLQSMLF; encoded by the exons ATGGTGCCCCCTGGAAGCAAACAAACCAAGAAATCAGGGAAGACATCAGTGaaggagaggaagacatccatgGAGGATCGGGCTGTCGTTGCCTATGGCTTTGAGAAAGAAGATAAACGAGATCTGAGTGATTCAGAGGAGGATGCTACTGACG CAAAGACTCCAGCAATTGATAAGCTTGGGAAGAAAAGGACTTCTGCAGTAACAGTTGAAGATATGGG AGGTGAAGTACAGAATATACTGGAAAGATTTGGAG CTAACATTAGCAACGCTcttaatacaaagaaaaaaagactagCACTGTATACCAAGATTTCTCTCAAAACCAGTAACCAGAAAATTGAACATATTTGGAAAACCCAACAAGAACAAAG GCAGAAGCTTAGCCAAGAATATTCTCAGCAGTTTCTGACTTTGTTTCAGCAGTGGGAGACAGATATACAGAATTCTGggaaacaagaagaaaaactaGCT AATTTATTTCAACAGCAACAACAGATTTTTCAACAATCTAGACTTGGTCAGAGCCAGAGACTGAAAACAATTAAACAGTTATATGAACAATTCATAAAG aGTATGGAGGACTTGGAGAAGAACAGTGATACTCTAGTTACTGATGCacaaaatgaacttaaaaatgaaatggcTATGTTTCAAAAACAAATTATGATGGATACT cagcagcaggagatgGCAATTGTTCGAAAGTCTCTTCAATCCATGTTATTCTGA